Proteins encoded within one genomic window of Paludisphaera rhizosphaerae:
- a CDS encoding HEAT repeat domain-containing protein, whose protein sequence is MNRWMKLVLCGCVGWSGLIEGTAAAQTATRERDVSVTGPGGRTLERHMSATRGPGYVDRQLSVSRPAGTLERSVHASAAPAFRGGPPGPGPGPGWGPHPGPWFGPPPPRGGGGMNPLVSFGIGSLAGAAIGATVARATAPETVVVASPPVVVQQPGFVAAPAVIAAPPVVVQQPTVVASAVDPLDPVALAAQRLQSIHYGTRREAAQSLGMLGDPRGIAPLVDVLKNDWYPSVRIAAAEAIGQIGGPEAVVVLGRAVVYEKKDSVREAAAHALNVARAKTAAMAVSQPVPGETVIESRVEPLPRTVSSTSSSTRRTVPTPPAPAPARPSAWKKAEENTIPLESPVDIEPLGDRIPPPAPTPVP, encoded by the coding sequence TTGAACCGCTGGATGAAACTCGTTCTGTGCGGATGCGTCGGTTGGTCCGGCCTGATTGAAGGGACGGCCGCCGCCCAGACGGCGACGAGGGAACGCGACGTCTCGGTCACGGGCCCTGGCGGGCGAACCCTGGAACGCCATATGTCGGCGACTCGCGGACCGGGTTACGTCGATCGTCAGCTCTCGGTCAGTCGGCCGGCCGGAACCCTGGAGCGGAGCGTCCACGCCTCGGCCGCACCCGCATTCCGGGGCGGGCCTCCAGGCCCTGGCCCCGGTCCCGGCTGGGGGCCTCATCCCGGCCCGTGGTTCGGCCCTCCGCCGCCGCGCGGCGGAGGTGGAATGAATCCGCTGGTGTCGTTCGGCATCGGTTCACTGGCCGGCGCTGCAATTGGGGCGACCGTCGCGCGAGCGACCGCCCCTGAGACGGTCGTCGTGGCGTCGCCGCCTGTGGTCGTTCAGCAGCCGGGCTTTGTGGCTGCTCCGGCCGTGATCGCCGCGCCGCCCGTGGTGGTGCAGCAGCCGACCGTCGTCGCGTCGGCCGTCGATCCCCTCGATCCGGTCGCCCTCGCGGCGCAACGGCTCCAGAGCATCCACTACGGGACCCGCCGCGAGGCCGCCCAGTCGCTCGGCATGCTCGGAGATCCCCGAGGCATTGCGCCGCTCGTCGACGTCCTCAAGAACGACTGGTACCCCAGCGTCCGGATCGCCGCCGCCGAGGCCATCGGCCAGATCGGCGGCCCTGAAGCGGTGGTGGTGCTGGGACGCGCGGTCGTTTACGAGAAGAAAGACTCGGTCCGCGAGGCCGCCGCCCACGCCTTGAATGTCGCCCGCGCCAAGACGGCCGCGATGGCCGTCTCTCAACCGGTCCCAGGCGAGACCGTCATCGAGTCTCGCGTTGAACCGCTGCCGCGCACCGTCTCGTCGACTTCCTCGTCAACTCGACGGACTGTTCCTACCCCTCCCGCACCCGCGCCGGCTCGCCCCTCAGCCTGGAAGAAGGCCGAGGAGAACACGATCCCGCTGGAATCCCCCGTCGACATCGAGCCCCTGGGCGACCGCATCCCGCCGCCAGCGCCGACGCCGGTTCCTTGA
- a CDS encoding cytochrome B6, giving the protein MQPRSLSARSLAHKALLTSLATLGGAFAAGAQETAAPAKRPVDPAAEAVAVKAVPMERPEQKLTDHDRSPMFEAGKPAPVSDALKSQPNQGRVLGFDFSRDPYGSPKPFTSAAEVKAKESAAKPEIMAAHRKYLEGRFNLTPRLDPVLTMSRGKPVPVGPTAKLAEGQTFDSLAAMAPEQIKEQGLFPYPALPHPFHANGGQVFPPVQIAMFPRLERFDVEFDLPNEFLPEFPPAIYLTNRPELGDVSRGQVVALHNYYELFKDLLTQTQLDGLRMLVTPLPQEEFNLTDDRKSPNPQLGVACFDCHVNGHTTGQFHLNPDTRPEDRRFRIDTVSLRGMFNQQVHGSKRSLRSVEDFTEFEQRTAYFNGDPIRAMKKGFTELPREVIPHMAQFQNMLDFPPAPKLTITGKLDPRKATESELRGEALFTGKAQCAVCHPAPFFLDDKLHDLHLERFLKDEPGDGPIKTFTLRGIKDSPPYMHDGRCLTLEDTVEFFNLVQELKLTPQEKADLVAFMRAL; this is encoded by the coding sequence ATGCAACCCCGATCGCTCTCGGCTCGAAGCCTCGCGCACAAAGCGCTACTGACGTCGTTGGCAACTCTTGGCGGGGCGTTCGCCGCCGGTGCGCAAGAAACCGCCGCACCGGCCAAGCGGCCTGTCGATCCAGCCGCTGAGGCCGTGGCTGTCAAGGCCGTCCCCATGGAACGGCCCGAGCAGAAGCTGACCGACCACGACCGTTCGCCGATGTTCGAGGCGGGAAAGCCCGCGCCGGTTTCGGACGCCCTGAAATCGCAGCCCAACCAGGGACGCGTGCTGGGCTTCGACTTCTCGCGCGACCCGTACGGCTCGCCGAAGCCGTTCACCTCGGCGGCTGAGGTCAAAGCCAAGGAATCCGCGGCCAAGCCCGAGATCATGGCGGCGCACCGCAAGTACCTGGAGGGCCGTTTCAACCTCACGCCCAGGCTTGACCCCGTCCTCACGATGTCGCGCGGAAAGCCCGTGCCGGTCGGCCCGACGGCGAAGCTCGCCGAGGGGCAGACTTTCGACTCTCTCGCCGCGATGGCTCCCGAACAGATCAAGGAACAGGGGCTCTTTCCATATCCGGCGCTGCCTCACCCTTTCCACGCGAACGGTGGACAGGTCTTTCCGCCCGTACAGATCGCGATGTTCCCGCGCCTTGAACGGTTCGACGTCGAATTCGACCTCCCCAACGAGTTCCTCCCCGAGTTCCCGCCGGCGATCTACCTGACCAACCGGCCGGAACTCGGAGACGTCTCGCGCGGGCAGGTCGTCGCGCTGCACAATTACTATGAGTTGTTCAAGGACCTCCTGACCCAGACGCAGCTCGACGGCCTGCGGATGCTGGTGACTCCCTTGCCGCAGGAGGAATTCAACCTGACCGACGACCGCAAGAGTCCGAATCCTCAACTCGGCGTCGCCTGCTTCGACTGCCACGTGAACGGTCACACCACGGGGCAGTTCCACCTGAACCCAGACACCCGCCCCGAAGACCGTCGGTTCCGGATCGACACCGTCAGTCTCCGGGGGATGTTCAATCAGCAGGTCCACGGATCCAAGCGGAGTCTGCGCTCGGTTGAGGACTTCACCGAGTTCGAGCAGCGTACCGCCTACTTCAACGGCGATCCGATCCGGGCCATGAAGAAGGGCTTCACAGAATTGCCGCGCGAGGTCATCCCGCATATGGCTCAGTTCCAGAACATGCTGGATTTTCCTCCCGCGCCCAAACTGACGATCACCGGCAAACTCGACCCGCGCAAGGCCACCGAATCCGAGCTTCGAGGCGAAGCCCTCTTCACGGGCAAGGCCCAGTGCGCCGTTTGCCACCCCGCACCGTTCTTCCTGGACGACAAGCTCCACGACCTGCACCTGGAGCGGTTCCTGAAGGACGAACCGGGCGACGGCCCGATCAAGACGTTCACCCTCAGGGGAATCAAGGACAGCCCGCCGTACATGCACGACGGCCGCTGCCTGACGCTGGAAGACACGGTGGAGTTTTTCAATCTCGTCCAGGAATTGAAGCTCACCCCGCAGGAGAAGGCCGATCTCGTCGCCTTCATGCGGGCGCTCTGA
- the rnr gene encoding ribonuclease R, which yields MASYAERVLKLVAEPSYKPRTLKALSRQLEIDPEDYPAFRAEIKGLVKEGKLDVGRDKTLAKAETSGAIIGLFRRSAKGFGFVRPHGANSKAEQIYIPVEGAKDASSGDEVAVKIVKRARREGTNDEGRIIQIVARASGAFVGTYREEGGAGYVKVDGTTFHDLIYVGDPGAKGAKPGDKVAIEIVRYPTPYAEGEGVVVEILGERGAPGVDTLTVIRAFNIPDVFPDSVLDEARDLAKRFHEDDVSGREDLRGVLTVTIDPATARDFDDAISLSRDENGYWSLGVHIADVSHFVRPGSEIDDVARKRGTSVYLPDRVIPMLPEVLSNSLASLQAHHTRYTVTAFLEFTPEGVLTSKRFARTAINVDHRFAYEHAFEVMKNPTAEHVGVAPEVVKMVVDMLELAMTLRRRRFTRGALELSLPEVEIDLDDQGKVSGAHLAVNDESHQVIEEFMLAANEAAASHLTENHVGFLRRVHPDPEPNKLGEFADFVRSLGFSIDLPQSRFELQRVLDEAKGKPEEYAVHYGLLRSLKQAVYTPEHETHYALASDDYCHFTSPIRRYPDLQVHRQITALIDGRKPRSNQDELAVLAEHCTRTERRAETAERELNRVKLLTHLEGRVGEAFHAIVVGVEDFGLFCRLVELPVEGLLHVTSLADDFYYLEEGTHTLVGRRSGARHRLGDRIEVRVARVDVDRRELDLVLATTPVSKTKAGAKPPRRSSAGPRPAGPGGPRPQRGGAPAPSPAEKAARLEAKKKKKAKLKARKSSKKRKK from the coding sequence ATGGCCAGTTACGCCGAACGCGTGCTCAAACTCGTCGCCGAGCCGTCGTACAAGCCTCGGACGCTCAAGGCGCTGTCGCGTCAGCTTGAGATCGACCCCGAGGACTATCCGGCGTTCCGGGCCGAGATCAAGGGGCTCGTCAAGGAGGGGAAGCTTGACGTCGGCCGCGACAAGACGCTGGCGAAGGCGGAGACCTCGGGCGCGATCATCGGCCTCTTCCGCCGTTCCGCGAAGGGGTTCGGCTTCGTCCGCCCCCACGGGGCCAACTCCAAGGCCGAGCAGATCTACATCCCCGTCGAGGGTGCCAAGGACGCTTCCAGCGGGGACGAGGTCGCCGTCAAGATCGTCAAACGCGCCCGCCGCGAAGGGACGAACGACGAGGGGCGGATTATCCAGATCGTCGCCCGGGCGAGCGGGGCGTTCGTCGGCACGTACCGGGAAGAGGGGGGGGCGGGTTACGTCAAGGTCGACGGCACGACGTTCCACGACCTGATCTACGTCGGCGATCCGGGGGCGAAGGGCGCCAAGCCCGGCGACAAGGTGGCCATCGAGATCGTTCGCTACCCCACCCCCTACGCCGAGGGCGAGGGAGTGGTCGTCGAGATCCTCGGCGAGCGTGGGGCGCCCGGCGTCGACACGCTGACCGTCATCCGCGCGTTCAACATCCCCGACGTCTTCCCCGACTCGGTCCTGGACGAAGCGCGCGATCTGGCCAAGCGATTCCACGAGGACGACGTGTCCGGCCGCGAGGACCTCCGAGGCGTTCTCACCGTCACGATCGACCCGGCCACCGCCCGCGACTTCGACGACGCGATCTCGCTCTCACGCGACGAGAACGGCTACTGGAGCCTGGGCGTCCACATCGCCGACGTCTCCCACTTCGTCCGCCCCGGCTCCGAGATCGACGACGTCGCCCGCAAGCGGGGGACGAGCGTCTATCTCCCCGACCGCGTCATCCCGATGCTCCCCGAGGTCCTTTCCAACAGCCTCGCCAGCCTCCAGGCCCACCACACGCGGTACACCGTGACCGCCTTCCTCGAATTCACCCCCGAGGGCGTACTGACCTCGAAGCGGTTCGCCCGGACGGCCATCAACGTCGACCATCGGTTCGCCTACGAGCATGCCTTCGAGGTCATGAAGAACCCGACGGCCGAGCATGTGGGCGTCGCTCCCGAGGTCGTGAAGATGGTCGTGGACATGCTGGAACTGGCGATGACCCTGCGCCGGCGGCGGTTCACCCGCGGAGCGCTGGAGTTGAGCCTGCCTGAAGTCGAGATCGACCTCGACGACCAGGGGAAGGTCTCCGGCGCCCACCTGGCCGTCAACGATGAGAGCCACCAGGTGATCGAGGAGTTCATGCTGGCCGCGAACGAGGCGGCGGCCTCGCACCTGACGGAGAATCACGTCGGCTTCCTCCGCCGCGTCCACCCCGACCCGGAGCCGAACAAGCTGGGCGAGTTCGCCGACTTCGTCCGCAGTCTGGGCTTCTCGATCGACCTTCCCCAGAGCCGGTTCGAACTCCAGCGCGTGCTCGACGAGGCCAAGGGAAAGCCCGAGGAATACGCCGTCCACTACGGCCTCCTCCGGAGCCTCAAACAGGCCGTCTACACGCCGGAGCACGAGACCCATTACGCCCTGGCCTCCGACGACTACTGCCACTTCACCTCGCCCATCCGCCGCTATCCCGACCTCCAGGTTCACCGTCAAATCACCGCCCTGATCGACGGGAGGAAGCCGAGGAGCAACCAGGACGAGTTGGCCGTTCTCGCCGAGCACTGCACCCGCACGGAGCGTCGCGCCGAGACCGCTGAGCGAGAGCTGAACCGCGTGAAGCTGTTGACGCATCTGGAAGGGCGCGTGGGCGAGGCCTTCCACGCGATCGTCGTGGGCGTTGAAGACTTCGGCCTCTTCTGTCGGCTCGTCGAACTCCCCGTCGAAGGTCTGCTTCACGTCACCAGCCTGGCCGACGACTTTTACTACCTGGAGGAAGGGACGCACACGCTCGTCGGCCGTCGGAGCGGGGCCCGACACCGGTTGGGGGACCGCATCGAGGTCCGCGTCGCTCGCGTGGATGTGGACCGTCGCGAGTTGGATCTCGTTCTCGCGACGACGCCCGTCTCGAAAACCAAGGCGGGAGCGAAGCCTCCTCGAAGGTCGAGCGCCGGACCTCGCCCCGCAGGTCCCGGCGGGCCGAGACCCCAGCGCGGAGGGGCGCCGGCTCCCTCGCCGGCTGAGAAGGCGGCTCGACTCGAGGCCAAGAAGAAGAAAAAGGCCAAGCTCAAGGCGCGTAAGAGTTCCAAGAAGCGCAAGAAGTGA
- a CDS encoding S1C family serine protease yields the protein MVRRLYSLLAFPLFLLGGVALAGPPEESVVRVFATLRLPNPIRPWARQNAIETSGTGVVLDDHTILTNAHVVSYATRVSVQSAKGGDRFEAKVVTSGPDIDLATLLLEDETFFKSAPAMPRAAVRPAPNAAVAVYGFPVGGTGMAVTRGVVSRIDFGDYPSGEFGMRIQIDAAVNPGSSGGPALVDDKMIGLTFGQLGMAENVGYVVPNEEIDSYLADMKDGRYDGKPGIFDRFQTIENEALRAKLGLDRSVRGVMVRKPWRTTDDYPLREFDVITQVGGSAIDNEGFADVDGIRLPFDAVVPRLAAAGPVAAKLIRNGKTIDGVLPVSSEDVGLLKSYRGRQPSFFVHGPLVFSPVYADAVPIYAKANPLAMLGSPIISRRGDFVAFPGEELVIVTAPMMQHKLTRGYDEHFGQIIRDVDGHPVRNLLHLVELLRDAQGEYVTLRFDGDLIAETMVFPRKALDDSTAELMEDNGIPRRGSEDAIAVWERKAPAAK from the coding sequence ATGGTCCGCCGTCTGTACTCGCTCCTGGCCTTCCCGCTCTTCCTCCTCGGCGGCGTCGCCCTCGCGGGGCCGCCCGAGGAGTCTGTGGTGAGGGTCTTCGCCACGCTTCGACTGCCGAACCCGATCCGTCCATGGGCTCGGCAGAATGCGATCGAGACGAGCGGAACCGGCGTCGTGCTCGACGACCATACGATCCTGACCAACGCGCACGTCGTCTCGTATGCGACCCGGGTGTCGGTTCAGAGCGCCAAGGGGGGCGACCGCTTCGAAGCCAAGGTCGTCACCTCGGGGCCGGACATCGACCTGGCGACGCTCTTGCTGGAGGACGAGACTTTCTTCAAGTCCGCTCCTGCCATGCCCCGAGCCGCCGTGCGGCCGGCGCCGAACGCCGCGGTGGCCGTCTACGGGTTCCCCGTGGGGGGCACCGGGATGGCGGTGACTCGGGGGGTGGTCTCCCGGATTGACTTCGGAGACTATCCCAGCGGCGAGTTCGGGATGCGAATCCAGATCGACGCGGCGGTGAACCCCGGAAGCAGCGGCGGCCCGGCGCTGGTGGACGATAAGATGATCGGCCTCACCTTCGGCCAGCTCGGCATGGCGGAGAACGTCGGCTACGTCGTCCCCAACGAGGAGATCGACTCCTACCTCGCCGACATGAAGGACGGTCGCTACGACGGCAAGCCCGGAATCTTCGATCGCTTCCAGACGATCGAGAATGAGGCTCTGCGCGCCAAGCTCGGCCTTGACCGTTCGGTTCGCGGCGTGATGGTGAGGAAGCCCTGGAGGACCACCGACGACTATCCCCTGCGCGAATTCGACGTGATCACCCAAGTCGGGGGATCGGCGATCGACAACGAGGGCTTCGCCGACGTGGACGGCATCCGTCTGCCGTTCGACGCCGTCGTCCCCCGCCTGGCCGCGGCCGGGCCGGTGGCGGCGAAGCTCATCCGCAACGGCAAGACGATCGACGGCGTCTTGCCGGTCTCGTCGGAAGACGTCGGGCTGCTGAAATCATACCGGGGCCGCCAGCCGAGCTTCTTCGTCCATGGACCGCTCGTCTTCTCGCCGGTCTACGCGGATGCCGTTCCGATCTACGCAAAAGCCAACCCCCTGGCCATGCTCGGCAGCCCGATCATCAGCCGTCGCGGCGACTTCGTCGCCTTCCCAGGAGAGGAACTCGTGATCGTCACCGCCCCGATGATGCAGCACAAGCTGACGCGGGGTTACGACGAGCACTTCGGCCAGATCATCCGCGACGTCGACGGGCATCCGGTGCGGAACCTTCTGCACCTGGTCGAACTGCTGCGGGACGCCCAGGGCGAGTACGTCACCCTGCGATTCGATGGGGACCTCATCGCCGAAACGATGGTCTTCCCGCGCAAGGCGCTCGACGACTCGACGGCCGAACTGATGGAGGACAACGGCATCCCCCGTCGCGGCTCAGAAGACGCGATCGCGGTCTGGGAGCGGAAGGCTCCAGCAGCCAAGTGA
- a CDS encoding 3'-5' exoribonuclease YhaM family protein: MSRRYVNQLSHGDSVDEAFLVADKQLRANRQGNLYLQLELRDKTGSVGARLWNATEELARTFEPGDYLLVRGKTQIFQGSLQIILSHIEVVDSSRVEPEDFLPQSSQNVAKLYNRLRDVLLGMHDTHLRALVECFLIDEEFVAKFTAAPAGIKNHHAYQGGLLEHVVTMLNVADRIVEFYPDVDRDLLLTGVFLHDVGKIEELSYDRAFGYTDEGQLVGHLVMGVEMLRDKVEQTADLTGEPFPNELLLRLKHMIVSHHGALEYGSPKLPMTLEAVALHYLDNLDAKLHTFGREIRDDPIRESTWTPFQQSLGRRLFKGSPSRGAQAEEA; encoded by the coding sequence ATGAGCCGTCGTTACGTCAATCAACTCTCGCACGGCGACTCGGTCGACGAGGCGTTTCTGGTCGCGGACAAGCAACTCCGGGCGAACCGCCAGGGGAACCTTTACCTGCAGCTCGAGTTGCGCGACAAGACCGGCAGCGTCGGCGCGCGGCTGTGGAACGCCACCGAGGAGCTGGCCCGAACCTTCGAGCCGGGCGACTACCTCCTGGTTCGCGGCAAGACTCAGATCTTCCAGGGGTCGCTCCAGATCATCCTGAGCCACATCGAGGTCGTCGACTCCTCGCGAGTCGAGCCCGAGGACTTCCTGCCGCAAAGCTCGCAGAACGTGGCCAAACTGTACAACCGGCTTCGCGACGTCCTGCTGGGGATGCACGACACCCACCTTCGGGCTCTGGTGGAATGCTTCCTGATCGACGAGGAGTTCGTGGCGAAGTTCACCGCCGCGCCCGCCGGGATCAAGAACCACCACGCCTATCAGGGGGGGCTGCTGGAACACGTCGTCACGATGCTCAACGTGGCCGACAGGATCGTGGAGTTCTACCCGGACGTCGACCGGGATCTGCTTCTGACGGGCGTCTTCCTGCACGACGTCGGCAAGATCGAGGAACTCTCGTACGACCGGGCCTTCGGCTACACCGACGAGGGCCAACTCGTCGGCCACCTGGTCATGGGCGTGGAGATGCTCCGCGACAAGGTCGAGCAGACGGCCGACCTCACCGGCGAGCCGTTCCCCAACGAGCTGCTCCTGCGCCTGAAGCACATGATCGTCAGCCACCACGGCGCGCTTGAGTACGGCAGCCCGAAGCTCCCGATGACGCTGGAGGCGGTCGCCCTTCACTATCTGGACAACCTCGACGCCAAGCTCCACACCTTCGGCCGAGAGATCCGCGACGACCCAATCCGGGAGTCCACCTGGACCCCCTTTCAACAGAGTCTGGGACGCCGGCTTTTCAAGGGCTCCCCGAGCCGCGGCGCTCAGGCGGAAGAGGCCTGA
- a CDS encoding rhomboid family intramembrane serine protease — translation MAESEKAADLGVETGGDSRRWDVLAMATFAPLGGFTEVGLTPRLLRADLGIVADVSIPRAPGEFLVAVIRRTSPEGVVPILLTNHKLVWFDRQQSGGGKPTFTGHAAAYNDIGPDVAAETGAGAPVVNIGGGRLVEVPPQEPGLAGALAAALQAISHAARTGEAAPIDAALAQRIVQTIPRAMEMDASLRVQGEDRIQFRSDLFAAVPSAFVSRFVITACVLVFAAMVAKGVNPLDPTTSDLIAWGANDDLRVTVRGEWWRLPASVFLHIGFIHLAFNMWALAALGPLVERLYGNLRFAVLYMAAGVGGAAASLALPPYGGTSAGASGAIFGVVGALPAFLIVRRHAVPPSILRPLKSQALVFIVFNLTLGATLARIDQAAHVGGLVVGFLAGLLLAPGWPRRKPTFADTMRSAALSAVVAVMVVEATDWAIHSRALTIGPAEQFLEYDLQVEPISEKLYKLTAINQEIANLLKDQVNRDQSDRRLDELLARLDREGRENLKAVERIWTPDPKLAKAVGLLAAAQSEQIASVEAVQSFRRTNDLAWIQGDGGFLKRAVELKRLVEARQRLEDAYIRENGLSIKKSEEVPGDGTGSLDPAPPASLESTPVPRRPPTEPSPPD, via the coding sequence ATGGCGGAGAGCGAAAAGGCGGCGGATCTCGGGGTGGAAACGGGAGGGGACTCCCGCCGCTGGGACGTGCTGGCGATGGCCACGTTCGCACCGCTCGGCGGTTTCACGGAGGTCGGACTGACCCCCAGGCTGCTGCGGGCCGATCTGGGTATCGTGGCCGACGTCTCCATCCCCCGCGCACCAGGCGAATTCCTGGTCGCGGTGATCCGCCGGACGTCCCCCGAGGGCGTCGTCCCGATCCTGCTCACGAATCATAAACTGGTTTGGTTCGATCGGCAGCAATCGGGGGGCGGCAAGCCCACGTTCACGGGCCACGCGGCAGCCTACAACGATATCGGGCCCGACGTCGCGGCCGAGACCGGGGCCGGCGCCCCGGTGGTGAACATCGGCGGCGGCCGCCTCGTGGAGGTTCCTCCCCAGGAGCCGGGCCTCGCCGGAGCCCTCGCCGCCGCGCTCCAGGCCATCTCGCACGCCGCCCGGACGGGAGAGGCTGCGCCCATCGACGCGGCCCTCGCCCAACGGATCGTCCAAACGATCCCCCGAGCCATGGAAATGGACGCCTCGCTTCGAGTCCAGGGAGAGGACAGAATCCAGTTCCGAAGTGACCTGTTCGCGGCGGTCCCGAGCGCGTTCGTCTCCCGCTTCGTCATCACGGCTTGCGTTCTCGTCTTCGCGGCGATGGTCGCCAAGGGGGTCAATCCGCTCGATCCCACCACGAGCGACCTGATCGCCTGGGGGGCCAACGACGACCTCCGCGTGACGGTCCGAGGCGAGTGGTGGCGGTTGCCCGCGAGCGTCTTCCTCCACATCGGCTTCATCCATCTGGCGTTCAACATGTGGGCCCTCGCCGCGCTGGGGCCTCTGGTCGAGCGGCTGTACGGGAACCTCCGCTTCGCCGTCCTGTACATGGCGGCCGGAGTTGGAGGAGCCGCGGCCAGCCTGGCTCTCCCGCCATACGGCGGGACCAGCGCCGGTGCTTCGGGTGCGATTTTCGGCGTTGTCGGGGCTTTGCCGGCATTCCTGATCGTCCGACGACACGCCGTGCCGCCGTCGATCTTGAGGCCGCTGAAGAGCCAGGCGTTGGTCTTCATCGTGTTTAACCTCACCCTCGGGGCGACGCTCGCAAGGATCGACCAGGCGGCGCACGTGGGCGGATTGGTGGTCGGCTTCCTCGCCGGGTTGTTGCTTGCGCCCGGCTGGCCTCGACGTAAGCCGACCTTCGCCGACACGATGCGGTCCGCGGCGCTCTCGGCCGTCGTCGCCGTGATGGTGGTCGAGGCGACCGACTGGGCGATCCACAGCCGGGCGTTGACGATCGGTCCGGCGGAACAGTTCCTCGAGTACGATCTCCAGGTCGAGCCGATTTCCGAGAAGCTCTACAAGCTCACCGCGATCAATCAGGAAATCGCCAATCTCCTGAAGGACCAGGTCAATCGAGACCAATCGGACCGTCGCCTCGACGAGTTGCTCGCCCGCCTCGACCGGGAGGGGCGCGAGAACCTCAAAGCCGTGGAGCGGATCTGGACCCCCGATCCGAAGCTCGCGAAGGCGGTCGGCCTGCTTGCGGCGGCCCAGAGCGAGCAGATTGCGTCCGTCGAGGCCGTCCAGAGCTTTCGTCGGACGAACGACCTTGCCTGGATCCAGGGAGACGGCGGCTTCCTCAAGCGGGCCGTCGAATTGAAGAGGCTGGTGGAGGCCCGTCAGCGCCTGGAGGACGCCTATATCCGTGAGAACGGCCTGTCGATCAAGAAGAGCGAGGAGGTTCCTGGAGACGGGACCGGCTCCCTTGACCCCGCTCCGCCGGCCTCCCTAGAATCGACCCCCGTTCCGCGGCGCCCTCCCACCGAGCCGAGCCCGCCCGACTGA